A DNA window from Takifugu flavidus isolate HTHZ2018 chromosome 15, ASM371156v2, whole genome shotgun sequence contains the following coding sequences:
- the LOC130538333 gene encoding corticotropin-releasing factor receptor 2 isoform X3 yields the protein MLEYSPSYSCATVSSAQSGSAYRECMDNGTWALKSNYSNCEPILEEKRKYPVHYKVALIINYLGHCISVGALVVAFILFLCLRSIRCLRNIIHWNLITTFILRNVMWFLLQLIDHNIHESNEPWCRLITTIYNYFVVTNFFWMFVEGCYLHTAIVMTYSTDKLRKWVFLFIGWCIPCPIIVAWAIGKLYYENEQCWFGKEPGKYMDYIYQGPVILVLLINFVFLFNIVRILMTKLRASTTSETIQYRKAVKATLVLLPLLGITYMLFFVNPGEDDIAQIVFIYFNSFLQSFQGFFVSVFYCFLNGEVRSAVRKRWHRWQDNHSLRMRVARAMSIPTSPTRISFHSIKQTTAV from the exons GGAGTGCTTACAGGGAGTGCATGGATAATGGGACATGGGCTTTGAAGAGCAATTACTCCAATTGCGAGCCCATTCTGGAGGAGAAG AGAAAATATCCTGTCCACTACAAAGTAGCTCTGATCATCAACTACCTCGGCCACTGTATCTCCGTGGGAGCTCTGGTCGTGGCTTTCATTCTCTTCTTGTGCTTAAG GAGCATACGGTGTCTCCGTAACATCATCCACTGGAATCTGATCACCACCTTCATACTGAGGAACGTGATgtggttcctgctgcagctgatcgACCACAACATCCACGAGAGTAATGAG ccGTGGTGCCGACTGATCACCACCATATACAACTACTTTGTGGTGACAAACTTTTTCTGGATGTTCGTTGAGGGCTGTTACCTCCATACCGCCATCGTCATGACTTATTCAACCGATAAGCTTCGGAAGTGGGTCTTCCTTTTCATCGGCTGGT GTATTCCATGTCCTATCATTGTAGCCTGGGCCATAGGGAAGTTGTACTATGAAAACGAACA GTGTTGGTTTGGTAAAGAACCTGGGAAATATATGGATTACATTTACCAGGGCCCAGTTATTCTTGTTCTTCTG ATtaactttgttttcctgttcaACATTGTGCGAATCCTGATGACCAAGCTCAGAGCTTCAACCACGTCTGAAACGATACAGTACAG AAAAGCTGTGAAAGCAACACTggttctgctgcctctgctgggcATCACGTACATGCTGTTCTTCGTGAATCCTGGAGAAGACGACATCGCTCAGATCGTTTTCATCTATTTCAACTCTTTTTTGCAGTCGTTTCAG ggcttctttgtttcagtgttttattgCTTCCTAAATGGAGAG GTGCGCTCCGCTGTCAGGAAACGGTGGCACCGTTGGCAGGACAACCACAGCCTCCGCATGCGCGTGGCCAGAGCCATGTCCATCCCCACGTCCCCCACCAGGATCAGCTTCCACAGCATCAAACAGACCACAGctgtgtga